A section of the Oncorhynchus gorbuscha isolate QuinsamMale2020 ecotype Even-year linkage group LG04, OgorEven_v1.0, whole genome shotgun sequence genome encodes:
- the LOC124034250 gene encoding two pore channel protein 1-like isoform X4 encodes MECSAVQTETPGIHDNSAELTLEESPVLISSFCTELQLDSVDGGGGYDIVNNQVIPTPGPPPNYSSHNASLQQSWEINYQEAAIYLQEGENNDKFFTHPRNPKALAAYLFAHNHLFYMMELLTGLLLMVLSLSEAPAVPSLRLDVYVHATLELLALVMVAFELCMKLRWLGFHTFIRHKRTMVKTCVLLLQFVEAIVVLIRQTSHLRVTRALRPIFLVDCRYCGAVRRNLRQIFQSLPPFIDILLLLLFFMVIFAILGFCLFSPNTSDPYFNTLENSIVSLFVLLTTANFPDVMMPAYSRNRWSCVFFIVYLSIELYFIMNLLLAVVFDTFNGVEKMKFKSLMLHKRSAIDHAFQLLVSRQRPMGLSLKQFDGLMRFYRPRMSARDRFLTYKALNTAGAPMLSLDDFYKFYEVIGLKWKARRSGEHWFDDLPHTTFLIFKGINLLVKSKSFQYTMYVVVAVNGVWILVETYMLNSGFSSSRIVPWSYIVFLTIYGVEVLLKVTGMGPLAYFSSGWNLFDFFVTVFAFLGLIALAFDMEPFYFIVVLRPLQLLRLFKIKQRYRNVLDTMFELFPRMASLGLTLIIFYYSFAIVGMEFFADVVYPNCCNTSTVADSYRQINVTIGNRTMLDEGYYYLNNFDNILSSFVTLFELTVVNNWYITMEGVTSMTTHWSRLYFMTFYIVTMVVMTIIVAFILDAFVFRMNYSRKNKEPLLDPEDENGSV; translated from the exons ATGGAGTGTTCGGCAGTGCAGACGGAGACTCCTGGTATCCATGACAACAGTGCAGAGTTGACCCTGGAGGAGAGTCCGGTCCTCATCTCCTCATTCTGCACCGAGCTACAGCTAGATAGCGTGG atggaggaggagggtatgACATAGTGAATAACCAGGTGATACCAACACCGGGGCCACCACCAAACTACAGTTCACACAATGCCTCACTTCAACAAAGCTGGGAGATTAACTACCAGGAAGCAGCCATCtatctacag GAAGGAGAGAACAATGATAAGTTCTTCACACATCCTCGGAATCCAAAGGCGCTGGCAGCATACTTGTTTGCTCACAACCACCTGTTCTACATGATGGAGCTGCTAACAGGACTCCTACTgatggtgctctctctctctgaggctccCGCTGTACCATCACTACGCCTGGATGTTTAT gTCCACGCCACTCTGGAGTTATTGGCTCTGGTTATGGTGGCGTTTGAACTCTGCATGAAGCTGCGCTGGCTCGGCTTCCACACATTCATCAGACACAAGAGGACCATGGTGAAG ACGTGtgtgttgctgctccagtttgtGGAGGCCATAGTGGTTCTGATCCGGCAGACGTCACACTTGCGTGTGACCAGAGCTCTCAGACCCATTTTCCTGGTGGACTGCAGATACTGTGGTGCCGttcgcag AAACCTGCGTCAAATCTTCCAGTCCCTTCCCCCTTTTATAgatatcctgctgctgctgctcttctTCATGGTCATCTTCGCCATCCTGg GCTTCTGTCTGTTCTCCCCTAACACTTCTGATCCA TACTTCAACACTCTGGAGAACAGCATCGTTAGTCTTTTTGTACTACTGACCACCGCAAA CTTCCCAGACGTGATGATGCCAGCATACTCGAGGAACCGCTGGTCCTGTGTCTTCTTCATTGTCTACCTTTCCATTGAACTCTATTTCATCATGaacctg CTTCTGGCAGTGGTGTTCGATACGTTTAACGGTGTTGAGAAGATGAAGTTTAAATCTCTGATGCTCCACAAACGCTCCGCTATCGACCATGCCTTCCAACTGCTGGTCAGCAGAcag AGGCCAATGGGTCTGTCTCTGAAGCAGTTTGATGGTCTAATGCGTTTCTACAGACCCCGTATGTCTGCCAGAGACCGCTTCCTCACATACAAGGCCCTAAACACTGCAGGAGCACCCAtgctcag CCTAGATGACTTCTATAAATTCTATGAAGTAATTGGCCTCAAATGGAAG GCACGGCGGAGCGGGGAACACTGGTTTGATGATCTTCCACACACTACTTTTCTTATCTTCAAAG GCATCAACCTGCTGGTCAAGTCTAAATCCTTCCAGTACACCATGT atGTGGTGGTGGCCGTCAACGGAGTGTGGATCCTCGTAGAAACCTACATGTTGAATA GTGGATTCTCCTCGTCCAGAATAGTCCCCTGGAGCTACATTGTCTTCCTCACCA TCTATGGGGTGGAGGTGTTGTTGAAGGTAACAGGCATGGGACCGTTGGCCTACTTCAGCTCCGGCTGGAACCT GTTTGACTTCTTTGTGACGGTGTTTGCCTTTCTGGGATTGATTGCTCTGGCCTTCGACATGGAGCCCTTCTACTTCATTGTGGTGCTCAGACCACTGCAGCTACTCAG GTTGTTTAAGATAAAGCAGAGGTATCGTAACGTGTTGGACACCATGTTTGAACTCTTCCCGAGGATGGCAAG CCTGGGGCTGACATTGATCATCTTCTACTACTCCTTTGCCATTGTGGGGATGGAGTTCTTCGCTGATGTAGTTTACCCTAACTGCTGCAA TACCAGTACAGTAGCAGATTCATACAGGCAGATCAATGTAACCATAGGCAATAGGACGATGCTGGATGAAGGTTACTACTATCTCAACAACTTCGACAACATTCTCAGCAGCtttg tgacTCTGTTTGAGCTGACTGTGGTAAACAACTGGTACATCACCATG GAAGGAGTGACCTCCATGACAACTCACTGGAGCCGCCTCTACTTCATGACCTTCTACATTGTCACCATG GTGGTGATGACCATCATCGTTGCCTTCATCCTGGATGCGTTTGTGTTCCGTATGAACTACAGCCGGAAGAACAAAGAACCACTGTTAGATCCTGAGG ATGAGAACGGTAGTGTTTGA
- the LOC124034250 gene encoding two pore channel protein 1-like isoform X3, with protein MEGTDDDVPLILTWDDATSGLLSEETERGDENGGGGYDIVNNQVIPTPGPPPNYSSHNASLQQSWEINYQEAAIYLQEGENNDKFFTHPRNPKALAAYLFAHNHLFYMMELLTGLLLMVLSLSEAPAVPSLRLDVYVHATLELLALVMVAFELCMKLRWLGFHTFIRHKRTMVKTCVLLLQFVEAIVVLIRQTSHLRVTRALRPIFLVDCRYCGAVRRNLRQIFQSLPPFIDILLLLLFFMVIFAILGFCLFSPNTSDPYFNTLENSIVSLFVLLTTANFPDVMMPAYSRNRWSCVFFIVYLSIELYFIMNLLLAVVFDTFNGVEKMKFKSLMLHKRSAIDHAFQLLVSRQRPMGLSLKQFDGLMRFYRPRMSARDRFLTYKALNTAGAPMLSLDDFYKFYEVIGLKWKARRSGEHWFDDLPHTTFLIFKGINLLVKSKSFQYTMYVVVAVNGVWILVETYMLNSGFSSSRIVPWSYIVFLTIYGVEVLLKVTGMGPLAYFSSGWNLFDFFVTVFAFLGLIALAFDMEPFYFIVVLRPLQLLRLFKIKQRYRNVLDTMFELFPRMASLGLTLIIFYYSFAIVGMEFFADVVYPNCCNTSTVADSYRQINVTIGNRTMLDEGYYYLNNFDNILSSFVTLFELTVVNNWYITMEGVTSMTTHWSRLYFMTFYIVTMVVMTIIVAFILDAFVFRMNYSRKNKEPLLDPEDENGIVFEAEVSRDEALATLELYKQTCPGLSSLNSLQGVLVAMDRSGSSFLVYLGRRSRTKSDLSMKMYEEEIQEWYAEYSRENLPQSDRSLGESELEIPPPCPDPEPQPNSQGPLSIN; from the exons ATGGAGGGTACCGATGACGACGTGCCCCTCATCCTGACCTGGGATGATGCTACCAGCGGTCTGTTgagcgaggagacagagaggggagacgagA atggaggaggagggtatgACATAGTGAATAACCAGGTGATACCAACACCGGGGCCACCACCAAACTACAGTTCACACAATGCCTCACTTCAACAAAGCTGGGAGATTAACTACCAGGAAGCAGCCATCtatctacag GAAGGAGAGAACAATGATAAGTTCTTCACACATCCTCGGAATCCAAAGGCGCTGGCAGCATACTTGTTTGCTCACAACCACCTGTTCTACATGATGGAGCTGCTAACAGGACTCCTACTgatggtgctctctctctctgaggctccCGCTGTACCATCACTACGCCTGGATGTTTAT gTCCACGCCACTCTGGAGTTATTGGCTCTGGTTATGGTGGCGTTTGAACTCTGCATGAAGCTGCGCTGGCTCGGCTTCCACACATTCATCAGACACAAGAGGACCATGGTGAAG ACGTGtgtgttgctgctccagtttgtGGAGGCCATAGTGGTTCTGATCCGGCAGACGTCACACTTGCGTGTGACCAGAGCTCTCAGACCCATTTTCCTGGTGGACTGCAGATACTGTGGTGCCGttcgcag AAACCTGCGTCAAATCTTCCAGTCCCTTCCCCCTTTTATAgatatcctgctgctgctgctcttctTCATGGTCATCTTCGCCATCCTGg GCTTCTGTCTGTTCTCCCCTAACACTTCTGATCCA TACTTCAACACTCTGGAGAACAGCATCGTTAGTCTTTTTGTACTACTGACCACCGCAAA CTTCCCAGACGTGATGATGCCAGCATACTCGAGGAACCGCTGGTCCTGTGTCTTCTTCATTGTCTACCTTTCCATTGAACTCTATTTCATCATGaacctg CTTCTGGCAGTGGTGTTCGATACGTTTAACGGTGTTGAGAAGATGAAGTTTAAATCTCTGATGCTCCACAAACGCTCCGCTATCGACCATGCCTTCCAACTGCTGGTCAGCAGAcag AGGCCAATGGGTCTGTCTCTGAAGCAGTTTGATGGTCTAATGCGTTTCTACAGACCCCGTATGTCTGCCAGAGACCGCTTCCTCACATACAAGGCCCTAAACACTGCAGGAGCACCCAtgctcag CCTAGATGACTTCTATAAATTCTATGAAGTAATTGGCCTCAAATGGAAG GCACGGCGGAGCGGGGAACACTGGTTTGATGATCTTCCACACACTACTTTTCTTATCTTCAAAG GCATCAACCTGCTGGTCAAGTCTAAATCCTTCCAGTACACCATGT atGTGGTGGTGGCCGTCAACGGAGTGTGGATCCTCGTAGAAACCTACATGTTGAATA GTGGATTCTCCTCGTCCAGAATAGTCCCCTGGAGCTACATTGTCTTCCTCACCA TCTATGGGGTGGAGGTGTTGTTGAAGGTAACAGGCATGGGACCGTTGGCCTACTTCAGCTCCGGCTGGAACCT GTTTGACTTCTTTGTGACGGTGTTTGCCTTTCTGGGATTGATTGCTCTGGCCTTCGACATGGAGCCCTTCTACTTCATTGTGGTGCTCAGACCACTGCAGCTACTCAG GTTGTTTAAGATAAAGCAGAGGTATCGTAACGTGTTGGACACCATGTTTGAACTCTTCCCGAGGATGGCAAG CCTGGGGCTGACATTGATCATCTTCTACTACTCCTTTGCCATTGTGGGGATGGAGTTCTTCGCTGATGTAGTTTACCCTAACTGCTGCAA TACCAGTACAGTAGCAGATTCATACAGGCAGATCAATGTAACCATAGGCAATAGGACGATGCTGGATGAAGGTTACTACTATCTCAACAACTTCGACAACATTCTCAGCAGCtttg tgacTCTGTTTGAGCTGACTGTGGTAAACAACTGGTACATCACCATG GAAGGAGTGACCTCCATGACAACTCACTGGAGCCGCCTCTACTTCATGACCTTCTACATTGTCACCATG GTGGTGATGACCATCATCGTTGCCTTCATCCTGGATGCGTTTGTGTTCCGTATGAACTACAGCCGGAAGAACAAAGAACCACTGTTAGATCCTGAGG atGAGAACGGTATAGTGTTTGAGGCAGAGGTGAGTCGTGACGAGGCGTTGGCTACTCTGGAGCTTTATAAGCAGACGTGCCCTGGACTCTCCTCACTCAACTCTCTACAGGGAGTACTGGTGGCCATGGACCGCAGCGGG agctcGTTTCTGGTGTACCTGGGTCGGAGGTCGCGGACCAAGAGTGACCTCAGCATGAAGATGTATGAGGAAGAGATCCAG GAGTGGTATGCTGAGTACTCCAGAGAGAACCTACCCCAGTCAGACCGAAGCCTCGGAGAAAGTGAGCTGGAaatccctcctccctgtcctgaccctgaacctCAACCCAACTCACAAGGACCACTTAGTATTAACTAA
- the LOC124034250 gene encoding two pore channel protein 1-like isoform X2 codes for MECSAVQTETPGIHDNSAELTLEESPVLISSFCTELQLDSVDGGGGYDIVNNQVIPTPGPPPNYSSHNASLQQSWEINYQEAAIYLQEGENNDKFFTHPRNPKALAAYLFAHNHLFYMMELLTGLLLMVLSLSEAPAVPSLRLDVYVHATLELLALVMVAFELCMKLRWLGFHTFIRHKRTMVKTCVLLLQFVEAIVVLIRQTSHLRVTRALRPIFLVDCRYCGAVRRNLRQIFQSLPPFIDILLLLLFFMVIFAILGFCLFSPNTSDPYFNTLENSIVSLFVLLTTANFPDVMMPAYSRNRWSCVFFIVYLSIELYFIMNLLLAVVFDTFNGVEKMKFKSLMLHKRSAIDHAFQLLRPMGLSLKQFDGLMRFYRPRMSARDRFLTYKALNTAGAPMLSLDDFYKFYEVIGLKWKARRSGEHWFDDLPHTTFLIFKGINLLVKSKSFQYTMYVVVAVNGVWILVETYMLNSGFSSSRIVPWSYIVFLTIYGVEVLLKVTGMGPLAYFSSGWNLFDFFVTVFAFLGLIALAFDMEPFYFIVVLRPLQLLRLFKIKQRYRNVLDTMFELFPRMASLGLTLIIFYYSFAIVGMEFFADVVYPNCCNTSTVADSYRQINVTIGNRTMLDEGYYYLNNFDNILSSFVTLFELTVVNNWYITMEGVTSMTTHWSRLYFMTFYIVTMVVMTIIVAFILDAFVFRMNYSRKNKEPLLDPEDENGIVFEAEVSRDEALATLELYKQTCPGLSSLNSLQGVLVAMDRSGSSFLVYLGRRSRTKSDLSMKMYEEEIQEWYAEYSRENLPQSDRSLGESELEIPPPCPDPEPQPNSQGPLSIN; via the exons ATGGAGTGTTCGGCAGTGCAGACGGAGACTCCTGGTATCCATGACAACAGTGCAGAGTTGACCCTGGAGGAGAGTCCGGTCCTCATCTCCTCATTCTGCACCGAGCTACAGCTAGATAGCGTGG atggaggaggagggtatgACATAGTGAATAACCAGGTGATACCAACACCGGGGCCACCACCAAACTACAGTTCACACAATGCCTCACTTCAACAAAGCTGGGAGATTAACTACCAGGAAGCAGCCATCtatctacag GAAGGAGAGAACAATGATAAGTTCTTCACACATCCTCGGAATCCAAAGGCGCTGGCAGCATACTTGTTTGCTCACAACCACCTGTTCTACATGATGGAGCTGCTAACAGGACTCCTACTgatggtgctctctctctctgaggctccCGCTGTACCATCACTACGCCTGGATGTTTAT gTCCACGCCACTCTGGAGTTATTGGCTCTGGTTATGGTGGCGTTTGAACTCTGCATGAAGCTGCGCTGGCTCGGCTTCCACACATTCATCAGACACAAGAGGACCATGGTGAAG ACGTGtgtgttgctgctccagtttgtGGAGGCCATAGTGGTTCTGATCCGGCAGACGTCACACTTGCGTGTGACCAGAGCTCTCAGACCCATTTTCCTGGTGGACTGCAGATACTGTGGTGCCGttcgcag AAACCTGCGTCAAATCTTCCAGTCCCTTCCCCCTTTTATAgatatcctgctgctgctgctcttctTCATGGTCATCTTCGCCATCCTGg GCTTCTGTCTGTTCTCCCCTAACACTTCTGATCCA TACTTCAACACTCTGGAGAACAGCATCGTTAGTCTTTTTGTACTACTGACCACCGCAAA CTTCCCAGACGTGATGATGCCAGCATACTCGAGGAACCGCTGGTCCTGTGTCTTCTTCATTGTCTACCTTTCCATTGAACTCTATTTCATCATGaacctg CTTCTGGCAGTGGTGTTCGATACGTTTAACGGTGTTGAGAAGATGAAGTTTAAATCTCTGATGCTCCACAAACGCTCCGCTATCGACCATGCCTTCCAACTGCTG AGGCCAATGGGTCTGTCTCTGAAGCAGTTTGATGGTCTAATGCGTTTCTACAGACCCCGTATGTCTGCCAGAGACCGCTTCCTCACATACAAGGCCCTAAACACTGCAGGAGCACCCAtgctcag CCTAGATGACTTCTATAAATTCTATGAAGTAATTGGCCTCAAATGGAAG GCACGGCGGAGCGGGGAACACTGGTTTGATGATCTTCCACACACTACTTTTCTTATCTTCAAAG GCATCAACCTGCTGGTCAAGTCTAAATCCTTCCAGTACACCATGT atGTGGTGGTGGCCGTCAACGGAGTGTGGATCCTCGTAGAAACCTACATGTTGAATA GTGGATTCTCCTCGTCCAGAATAGTCCCCTGGAGCTACATTGTCTTCCTCACCA TCTATGGGGTGGAGGTGTTGTTGAAGGTAACAGGCATGGGACCGTTGGCCTACTTCAGCTCCGGCTGGAACCT GTTTGACTTCTTTGTGACGGTGTTTGCCTTTCTGGGATTGATTGCTCTGGCCTTCGACATGGAGCCCTTCTACTTCATTGTGGTGCTCAGACCACTGCAGCTACTCAG GTTGTTTAAGATAAAGCAGAGGTATCGTAACGTGTTGGACACCATGTTTGAACTCTTCCCGAGGATGGCAAG CCTGGGGCTGACATTGATCATCTTCTACTACTCCTTTGCCATTGTGGGGATGGAGTTCTTCGCTGATGTAGTTTACCCTAACTGCTGCAA TACCAGTACAGTAGCAGATTCATACAGGCAGATCAATGTAACCATAGGCAATAGGACGATGCTGGATGAAGGTTACTACTATCTCAACAACTTCGACAACATTCTCAGCAGCtttg tgacTCTGTTTGAGCTGACTGTGGTAAACAACTGGTACATCACCATG GAAGGAGTGACCTCCATGACAACTCACTGGAGCCGCCTCTACTTCATGACCTTCTACATTGTCACCATG GTGGTGATGACCATCATCGTTGCCTTCATCCTGGATGCGTTTGTGTTCCGTATGAACTACAGCCGGAAGAACAAAGAACCACTGTTAGATCCTGAGG atGAGAACGGTATAGTGTTTGAGGCAGAGGTGAGTCGTGACGAGGCGTTGGCTACTCTGGAGCTTTATAAGCAGACGTGCCCTGGACTCTCCTCACTCAACTCTCTACAGGGAGTACTGGTGGCCATGGACCGCAGCGGG agctcGTTTCTGGTGTACCTGGGTCGGAGGTCGCGGACCAAGAGTGACCTCAGCATGAAGATGTATGAGGAAGAGATCCAG GAGTGGTATGCTGAGTACTCCAGAGAGAACCTACCCCAGTCAGACCGAAGCCTCGGAGAAAGTGAGCTGGAaatccctcctccctgtcctgaccctgaacctCAACCCAACTCACAAGGACCACTTAGTATTAACTAA
- the LOC124034250 gene encoding two pore channel protein 1-like isoform X1: MECSAVQTETPGIHDNSAELTLEESPVLISSFCTELQLDSVDGGGGYDIVNNQVIPTPGPPPNYSSHNASLQQSWEINYQEAAIYLQEGENNDKFFTHPRNPKALAAYLFAHNHLFYMMELLTGLLLMVLSLSEAPAVPSLRLDVYVHATLELLALVMVAFELCMKLRWLGFHTFIRHKRTMVKTCVLLLQFVEAIVVLIRQTSHLRVTRALRPIFLVDCRYCGAVRRNLRQIFQSLPPFIDILLLLLFFMVIFAILGFCLFSPNTSDPYFNTLENSIVSLFVLLTTANFPDVMMPAYSRNRWSCVFFIVYLSIELYFIMNLLLAVVFDTFNGVEKMKFKSLMLHKRSAIDHAFQLLVSRQRPMGLSLKQFDGLMRFYRPRMSARDRFLTYKALNTAGAPMLSLDDFYKFYEVIGLKWKARRSGEHWFDDLPHTTFLIFKGINLLVKSKSFQYTMYVVVAVNGVWILVETYMLNSGFSSSRIVPWSYIVFLTIYGVEVLLKVTGMGPLAYFSSGWNLFDFFVTVFAFLGLIALAFDMEPFYFIVVLRPLQLLRLFKIKQRYRNVLDTMFELFPRMASLGLTLIIFYYSFAIVGMEFFADVVYPNCCNTSTVADSYRQINVTIGNRTMLDEGYYYLNNFDNILSSFVTLFELTVVNNWYITMEGVTSMTTHWSRLYFMTFYIVTMVVMTIIVAFILDAFVFRMNYSRKNKEPLLDPEDENGIVFEAEVSRDEALATLELYKQTCPGLSSLNSLQGVLVAMDRSGSSFLVYLGRRSRTKSDLSMKMYEEEIQEWYAEYSRENLPQSDRSLGESELEIPPPCPDPEPQPNSQGPLSIN, from the exons ATGGAGTGTTCGGCAGTGCAGACGGAGACTCCTGGTATCCATGACAACAGTGCAGAGTTGACCCTGGAGGAGAGTCCGGTCCTCATCTCCTCATTCTGCACCGAGCTACAGCTAGATAGCGTGG atggaggaggagggtatgACATAGTGAATAACCAGGTGATACCAACACCGGGGCCACCACCAAACTACAGTTCACACAATGCCTCACTTCAACAAAGCTGGGAGATTAACTACCAGGAAGCAGCCATCtatctacag GAAGGAGAGAACAATGATAAGTTCTTCACACATCCTCGGAATCCAAAGGCGCTGGCAGCATACTTGTTTGCTCACAACCACCTGTTCTACATGATGGAGCTGCTAACAGGACTCCTACTgatggtgctctctctctctgaggctccCGCTGTACCATCACTACGCCTGGATGTTTAT gTCCACGCCACTCTGGAGTTATTGGCTCTGGTTATGGTGGCGTTTGAACTCTGCATGAAGCTGCGCTGGCTCGGCTTCCACACATTCATCAGACACAAGAGGACCATGGTGAAG ACGTGtgtgttgctgctccagtttgtGGAGGCCATAGTGGTTCTGATCCGGCAGACGTCACACTTGCGTGTGACCAGAGCTCTCAGACCCATTTTCCTGGTGGACTGCAGATACTGTGGTGCCGttcgcag AAACCTGCGTCAAATCTTCCAGTCCCTTCCCCCTTTTATAgatatcctgctgctgctgctcttctTCATGGTCATCTTCGCCATCCTGg GCTTCTGTCTGTTCTCCCCTAACACTTCTGATCCA TACTTCAACACTCTGGAGAACAGCATCGTTAGTCTTTTTGTACTACTGACCACCGCAAA CTTCCCAGACGTGATGATGCCAGCATACTCGAGGAACCGCTGGTCCTGTGTCTTCTTCATTGTCTACCTTTCCATTGAACTCTATTTCATCATGaacctg CTTCTGGCAGTGGTGTTCGATACGTTTAACGGTGTTGAGAAGATGAAGTTTAAATCTCTGATGCTCCACAAACGCTCCGCTATCGACCATGCCTTCCAACTGCTGGTCAGCAGAcag AGGCCAATGGGTCTGTCTCTGAAGCAGTTTGATGGTCTAATGCGTTTCTACAGACCCCGTATGTCTGCCAGAGACCGCTTCCTCACATACAAGGCCCTAAACACTGCAGGAGCACCCAtgctcag CCTAGATGACTTCTATAAATTCTATGAAGTAATTGGCCTCAAATGGAAG GCACGGCGGAGCGGGGAACACTGGTTTGATGATCTTCCACACACTACTTTTCTTATCTTCAAAG GCATCAACCTGCTGGTCAAGTCTAAATCCTTCCAGTACACCATGT atGTGGTGGTGGCCGTCAACGGAGTGTGGATCCTCGTAGAAACCTACATGTTGAATA GTGGATTCTCCTCGTCCAGAATAGTCCCCTGGAGCTACATTGTCTTCCTCACCA TCTATGGGGTGGAGGTGTTGTTGAAGGTAACAGGCATGGGACCGTTGGCCTACTTCAGCTCCGGCTGGAACCT GTTTGACTTCTTTGTGACGGTGTTTGCCTTTCTGGGATTGATTGCTCTGGCCTTCGACATGGAGCCCTTCTACTTCATTGTGGTGCTCAGACCACTGCAGCTACTCAG GTTGTTTAAGATAAAGCAGAGGTATCGTAACGTGTTGGACACCATGTTTGAACTCTTCCCGAGGATGGCAAG CCTGGGGCTGACATTGATCATCTTCTACTACTCCTTTGCCATTGTGGGGATGGAGTTCTTCGCTGATGTAGTTTACCCTAACTGCTGCAA TACCAGTACAGTAGCAGATTCATACAGGCAGATCAATGTAACCATAGGCAATAGGACGATGCTGGATGAAGGTTACTACTATCTCAACAACTTCGACAACATTCTCAGCAGCtttg tgacTCTGTTTGAGCTGACTGTGGTAAACAACTGGTACATCACCATG GAAGGAGTGACCTCCATGACAACTCACTGGAGCCGCCTCTACTTCATGACCTTCTACATTGTCACCATG GTGGTGATGACCATCATCGTTGCCTTCATCCTGGATGCGTTTGTGTTCCGTATGAACTACAGCCGGAAGAACAAAGAACCACTGTTAGATCCTGAGG atGAGAACGGTATAGTGTTTGAGGCAGAGGTGAGTCGTGACGAGGCGTTGGCTACTCTGGAGCTTTATAAGCAGACGTGCCCTGGACTCTCCTCACTCAACTCTCTACAGGGAGTACTGGTGGCCATGGACCGCAGCGGG agctcGTTTCTGGTGTACCTGGGTCGGAGGTCGCGGACCAAGAGTGACCTCAGCATGAAGATGTATGAGGAAGAGATCCAG GAGTGGTATGCTGAGTACTCCAGAGAGAACCTACCCCAGTCAGACCGAAGCCTCGGAGAAAGTGAGCTGGAaatccctcctccctgtcctgaccctgaacctCAACCCAACTCACAAGGACCACTTAGTATTAACTAA